TGCAATTAATCCTCTGTAGTATGTAGAAGTTGTGGATTTTAATCTTTGTTCTccaatttgaccatttttagTCCATATGCTTTTCGAATTTTAAGATTTCAGTCCTGACTTAAACGGTAGCAGTCAAAACCATTAACTAAAATGACATGGCTTTCTTTTATGTGGAAATAGTAAGCTGACATAACATTACTTGTGATAATATGTTTACTGCATAAGATTATGGAAATAGCAGAACCTAACTTCAAGAGTTTAACAACTATTGTTCGGTCAAGACtggaatttcaaaattcaaaaaggaCAGGGACTAAAATGACCTAATTAGAGTACAACAACTAAATCCACAATTTATACATAATACAAGGATTGATGGCAGATTTGACAGTTTCCAAATTGTGACAATTCTACAGAAACAACATCTGATTAATTAGTGGAGGCTTAGATTGAGAATCATACATATGTGATGAGGCACCTAATCCAAACATGGCTTGTCCGATTTCTCTAATGCTTAGACCTTTCATTTCAACAGTGATAGGATGAATGGAAGGAAAGAGAAACAATTGAAATGAGACATCCAAATGTTCTTGCCAAGCCATAGCAATATGAAGATGTTATAAACATGGTAGAtaataaggaaagaaaagaaggtaCGTAAATGCATAACCatgttaaaaaaactaaaatagaaaGTGAATGATTAAGTAACAAACGTAACAAGCACAAAAtagtttttctaaattaatattcaagaaaatggtacaatattcataaaatgTTGTAAAGAGTCTAGTTTACCTGGAATTCCTCATAAGGATTCAAGAAAGGGTTATGATAATTCAAAGCAACCACAAGACCAATTGAAATCTGTATGCTCAACCAacataaagagaaaaaaaaaagaacaatatCAGCGTGAAGAAAATAACCACAAAAGTGATACTGGTGATGAAAGCAATGAAGAATAAAAGGAAGTGCTCTTTTGAGTCATCATGAAGCTAGTAAGGAATTTACCAACATAAATACGGTTTCCCATAGGGTTAGCTAGCTATTAAAATATAGGTTCCTTGagccttttttaaaaaaacccttcCAGGATCTCAGTATACACACCCACGACATTTGACCTGAATGAGACAGATTTGCTTCCTCTGACCTCAAATTAGGGCATTGATTGAAGTTTAGTTGTGTATATGAATTGGAACACAAATATACCACCAGGTGCAGTTTGGTACAGGGCTTTCCTACCATCAGTTCTGGGATCCTCAAACCACTCCCATAACCATTGTTCATTAGGAAAAGTGCAGTCCTTTGGCTCAAATGTTGTAGTAGTATTAGATGGGTATGGATAAAGGATTTTCTACTAGAAAGCTAacctattttgaaaatagggtGCCATGAACCTCTATATATACCTAATTCATGATTTACATACAGGTGGGACTGCCCATCATATCAATCAGAAGGAATTTCAGAGTGCTAAAAGAACTTCCAAACAATGATGTTAGCTCCAAAGAACAAATGTCACCCGTTTAAAATGACACCAATATTTACAGCTTCTAGTATGAAGGCTTGAATCACCAATGCTGTAACAGTCCAGTTTCAGCAATTCATCATACCACAAACTTCGCCAATCTTAATGTGGTAGGTGGAATTCTCCACGGACTTGAGAAGAACAAAGATTCTATTTCAAAATAAGCATAAAACAGAGGGCAGCAACAGAAACTTTATTACCTGTCTATCTTTCATGTGGTAGAGAAAAGACCCTCCATAAGTCTTGGAATCCAAGGGCCAACCTAATGTATGGAGAACTGCTCCAGGCTTATGCTTTTTCTCATCAATTTCCCAAACCTGATTGAATAACAATATCAACAAACATTATCTCTGATATACAGCATATATTGGAACTGGATAATCTCTCAATTGGAAAAAGCATAAAATACCTAGAACAGCCAACCCAGCAAAATATATGCTTCAGAAATTAACAATATTACCTCCTTTATTCCTAGAGCATAAGTTTGATGTTGAGCTTGTACCTTCTCTCTCAGTTTGTACTCTTTCATTATTTTCTgttcaagaaaattaaaacaatagcCACCATCAATATTCTTTACCAGTAAAACTGGCTAACTTGGACCCCTAGAACAGCACTTCAGcaactattttttttcctaaaaaccTGTGATAATGATCCTCGACATCCTTCAGCTAGAAGTGTAATCCGACCTGCATGTTAACACCATGGCTTAGTCCACTACATTCAACTTAAATTCTCAGAGCACatagagaaagagagagagagagaaatgcCTTTCAATGCTACACCACGCTGGAAATTCTCTTTTCTAGAACCATCTTTGGCAACTCCCATGTCATTAGTTCCGATGCCGACAACATTATTGTCTTCATCGTATAATATCTGAACAATAGCACACCTTTCCCTTCAAACAGCCATCATACTATCAATTAGCAATAAGACATAAAATATAAGTACCTCACTGGCAGCAAAACCTGGATAAATTTCTACTCCCAGCTCCTCAGCTTTTACCCCCATCCAGCGCACCAGTTGACTTAAGCTACATCACAACGTCCATGACATTAAGGTTTAAGGCAAAATTGATGTCCATAAATTGAAGAAGAAGTGTATAAAAAGAAAGTGCCGCATGATTCATgttttaacatattaaatttcattgaaGAAATTGCAGGTGCTCATAGGCTAAAATGAGTGTCAAAGCTTAATTTCACCAGCAATCAAACATCTATTCGGCAAACAGTTGGTTTTCAAAGTTGCTATCTGCTTACtttgataattaaaagaaaaagacttCTTGCAATCTGACAGAAATGCAGAAAGCATTCCATtatcaaattcatttttcaagGTGTTCCAAGTGTGATACACGAGTATTAGAGAAATACCTAATAACATAGTTTCCTTTGTTATCAAATGGACTAGGAAGTGAAATTGCACGGTCCTTCGTAAGAAACCAAAACTTATCTGAAGAAACAGGGACATTAATTGGTGCCTGCATGCAAAGAGAGCAAATGAGATGTAGTAAAGGAGAAGTGAGAAAAAAGTTATCGATGTTCAAAATATGTGCACGGTCAGTGATATatcctttattttatagttaatataataaacaagCAATTTTAcacctatatatataatgtGCTTACAAGATACTAGAACATAAAGGATTCTGTCTCCTTTCAAATTAGAGCAGTATAAGTATAAAGGAGATATGACGGATTCATCATTATCGATTTTATGAagcaataattattttacatagAACTCATCCAAAGATTTGCAAACAATATGGCTAGAAGAAACACGagaaatggttaattttttatttttatttttatttttgttaacatTTTTCTTCCCTTCAACTTGACAAAGACCACATAGAAGACTCAACCCTTCTCCAAATCATCCACATACGCCAAACAGGTGAAAAGGGATTCTATCTGTTGTCAGCTATGGTTGAGGTCACCAGGAGAATATATTACTGACCTGATTCCAGCATACCAATCTTTAACATATTCTAAAATGAAGACATCAAAAGAAAAGGCACCTCTTCATCTTTCCATTGTGGGAGAAGCTCATTCAATGCCCGAGGTTCAAAAACATTCCCAGATAAGATGTGAGCACCTAAAATCACATAGAaatatcatttgttttcttGCTGAGCAAtcatgtagaaatattaaacgaTGTTTATAAATGCTCAAAGCTAAACTTGCACCATATGGTTCTAAGCTCAAAAGGCAGTCAAATGTACTGTAAAATCCAACAAAAGAAGACAGAAACCTACCTACTTCAGCACCTTTTTCAACAACACAAACTGAGAAATCAGCATTTTTTTCCCGACACAATTGCTTGAACCTTATAGCTGCAGATAAGCCAGCCGGGCCAGCCCCAACAATGACAACATCATAATCTATAGATTCCCTGTCAGTTTCACTGCTATAATTCCTAATTTCCCCAACCAATCCCTTCAACCTCAAAAAcccatttccatttctttcgTGTCCCCTCAAATTAACACGATTTGGAAAATACCCAGACGAGATAAACCGATCAAAACCTAACCTGGAGCCTAAAGAAGGTGacttttgattgaaataatgAGAACATGATTGCCCTTTTGGAGTGGCAGAAGAAACTGAAGAAACGAGGGGGAGGTGAAGCTGCTTCTGATTTTTGAGAGAGGTTGATTTGGACGATATTGAAAGAAATCTGTGCATGATTGAAGCAAAGATCaaaggtaaaaagaaaagatggttACCTCTTTGTTCTATGGGATATAAAGAGGGAAagcaaattgaaatttatatatatgtttagaatcACAGGCTTCACTGGAACTGACGTGCCAAACTCATCCTAGTTTTGTCCTGTTCTTGAGGTTTGGCTGTCGttgtaatcaaaattttttaatcgatttaattttagaaacaaatatatatttcctATTCCATTTCCagaagaaagatgatgataattctTTTACATGATCATAAGTTGTGGTAGGATAACATGCCTTTTTCACAGAAAAGAatgtcaaaaaataataattttatttcataaaaaaactcctataaaattcaaaattttcaataactaaaattggggaaatttatctaaaaaagccgttttttttcaaaatttaccgaaatgggccaatttttttattatttaccggaatagTCTAATTtccgggaaatcgcgtccacgtcagcaggttgcgctgatgtggacgcgatgtcccccgcgcgtgaacagtaccccaacggtcaaatttttgatcGTTGCCACCCCAAACGgtcaaaaaaaaactataaaaccccccaccccttttttttcacaaataaatactatctcaaattccttccaaaattctcttaaactctcaatttccttccaaaatcctctcaatttcattccaaaaatctctcaaatccatattaaatttcaatttcccctcaatttcatttttttaaacaatttcaaatttttttatatttttttaaaataattttaaatttttttatattttcatcaatggccggatcattgattcgtcttgataggaatcacatatcggtggagcaaatgaaaatggtaagtattaaatttaaattttaaatattatttaagatatttttatttatgtatttttaaaaaattattaatttattatttgttataaaagtctgaagatcgggtattggaatgcactATCCgaaatatgcatggtcctccatcaccgttagtagagaactactggaagcgggtttttggcacgtggcgacagaggcggggatgcaagttggagccAAACCGATCGgtcgttgatcgagaggtggagacccgagacgcacgcatttcatcttccatgtggtgAGTGCattatcactctagaagatgtccatctgcaacgggcacccagtcaccgggtctgcctaatctagcaattgggaggcggtgtgctacgagcttttggtaTTGTTaggataaaatggatggaggtaaggtggagatgggctggttacgtgccaccttccccgatccgaatgcaaattcaaccgaaattgaaagaatctgatatgctcgatcatacattcttcaaataattggaggttatctgatgcccgacacgtcacggagccgtgtacatctaaggtggctgctaaaactcgttgattttagaggagccggtgaatttagttgggggtctgccgtcttggcaatattatatcgggagatgtgcagGGCGACGCGACTGAGGAGAGCAAACAttggaggttgcctgtcactactgcaatcatgggcacggtttcgctttccatttctatgtcctcgagtgaaccacccacatacattcccactcgtaacgaggtaaattttatattacattttggaattgttatgtagattttgtaagaataaaagtatgctaaaattttatttaattaggtggaaccatccggtaagttatcgtggattactgtctgaact
This genomic window from Gossypium raimondii isolate GPD5lz chromosome 10, ASM2569854v1, whole genome shotgun sequence contains:
- the LOC105777129 gene encoding electron transfer flavoprotein-ubiquinone oxidoreductase, mitochondrial, with amino-acid sequence MHRFLSISSKSTSLKNQKQLHLPLVSSVSSATPKGQSCSHYFNQKSPSLGSRLGFDRFISSGYFPNRVNLRGHERNGNGFLRLKGLVGEIRNYSSETDRESIDYDVVIVGAGPAGLSAAIRFKQLCREKNADFSVCVVEKGAEVGAHILSGNVFEPRALNELLPQWKDEEAPINVPVSSDKFWFLTKDRAISLPSPFDNKGNYVISLSQLVRWMGVKAEELGVEIYPGFAASEILYDEDNNVVGIGTNDMGVAKDGSRKENFQRGVALKGRITLLAEGCRGSLSQKIMKEYKLREKVQAQHQTYALGIKEVWEIDEKKHKPGAVLHTLGWPLDSKTYGGSFLYHMKDRQISIGLVVALNYHNPFLNPYEEFQKLKHHPSIKSLLEGGSVLQYGARTLNEGGFQSVPYPVFPGGAIIGCSAGFLNVPKIKGSHTAMKSGMLAAEATFGVLHGGSNMEAYWDALRSSWVWEELHRARNYRPAFEYGLFPGLALSALEHYVLKGKSPFTFKHGKPDHEATNVAKLHSSIQYPKPDGVLSFDVPTSLHRSNTNHNHDQPAHLRLRDPDIPETVNLPEYAGPESRYCPARVYEYVPDEKNQLKLQINAQNCLHCKACDIKDPKQNIEWTVPEGGGGPGYSVM